Part of the Odocoileus virginianus isolate 20LAN1187 ecotype Illinois chromosome 27, Ovbor_1.2, whole genome shotgun sequence genome is shown below.
GCCTGAGCCCATATAACCTCTGGAATTGTGGCCAATATTGAGGCTGGCTTGGGAAGTCCACAGACTGGCACAGAGCTTCTCTCTGAAATATGGACATCAGTGGTCAGGGAATCCTTACACATGGTGGCTGTATTCACAAGTCCTCCCTTAAAgtcctttgatttaaaaattatctagtGCCCTGAAAACCTTCTTGTCTCTCTCCCAAGTAAGCTGAATTCAGGGTATTCATTTGTACCTGCTTTTTCATGGACCCAGCAGGCTTTCAAAATAAGCTCAAGGTCACAAAATTTTTCAGAAGTGAGACATGTGCCTAAGGGTTATCCAACAGGCACGCAAATCAGCTTTAACACTCAGGGTTCTGAGCCTGGGGCAGGTTTGTCCAACAAATCAGCCTTAGGATTAGGCTTGTGCACTTAACagcctcagtgatcaatggaTTGTGCCCTCTGCCTACATGGACTCTGGGCAGTTCTTACTTTACACTCAGTAAGATGGCACTAACCCATTATACAGCATTTTGGGTGTCAACAGTCAGGGCTGCACTACGCCAAAGTATAGTTCACTCCATAAAGAAACTCCTTGCAATGCTACATTCTAAGAATTATAATGTGATTTTCTccaaaaaaagaattctgtgaCTGGACCTTCCAGAACTCTGTAACTAGGTCTTCTAGTTTCTGTCTTCAAGTTGAGTGATGAACAATATAAATGGGTAATAGATCACATgtgataataaattttttaaaaaagacagaaaaacagtctTAGTAAACACCACTGGTTTGAGAGACTGACCGCAAGTCCTCTGAAACAAAAAGTTAGTTTTTAAGCACTGAGGTTAGTTGGGCTCTGAAGTTATGAATGTGGGTCCTGACTCCCTTGCAGAAACTAGGAGCTGGGGCCCTCATCTTTCTAGATTATATTTCAAAGGAATTGCTTCTGATCCTTGAGACAAGACAGTCCCGTTCCTGGGTTGTGACTGGCACGAGGTCAGGAGATCTGCACctcaaaggggcagagaaagaaaTTTACAATTGCGAGTTTTCTCAAGTAATGCTGAAACGCAGCAAGATCCTATGGTCTTCCCACTGACAACCTCCACCTGCCTTtcgtctgtggaaaaactttaaccAAAGAACAAGTTTAATCAGAGAACtgagaaaacacagaagcaaagaaaagcaggACAAAATAGTTTCGCTATTAATACTAAGCAAAGTTAAGGACTTTTCAAGTCCTTGCTTTTCAAGGGTTATAGATAACactctgagccatatcctgtgagtgatgttgcagatactgaaatcccTCCCAGGCAGAAGCTAACTACACGATGACCAGACTATAGCCATGACTTAAGCTGCCACAGTTCCAAGTACTGGCCTCCAGTTAACAAACTCactctggaactgaagattaactgtacttaatCACGATGACACGAGTCAGAAAaccgatgaccaatttcaagatgactgtcagagctgatgatgctgtttctgcatgtcgCCACCGCCCTCTGTCTACGAAAAGCTCTAGCCCGCTGGAGCTGTCAGTGGGCCAGCATCTAAAATAAGGCAAACtgtcctttccaccaaccttgctTTGAGTGGCCAGCAGCCTGATCCCACTTTCAATTACAATGATCTAAGGAAAAGGCGCTCAGAAGCTATAGTCAGGAAAAAAACTGAAGTTTAGCTTGAACTGAGAATAAAGTTATCATCATCTTGGTCACTATAAAAGTTTCCCTCTACCGTGCCTGCCTTCACTCCCCTGCCCAGTACAGGTAATATTAGCCGACTCCCTTTCTATAACCAAGCTCTGAATGAACAGCCTCTGTGTCGTATTTTTTAAGGCTGCAGCCTTAGGAAAGTACTCACTGGATCTTAGAAATTTTAAGTTTGAATTTAAATTCCTTGCTTTGAAACTAACCAAGTCTTATTTTTTGTTAACTATTAGCTACATTGTGCCTAATAACTGATTATAATTCCTTACTCTTTCCAAAGTAAACTGGATTGTTTCTTTCCTTATCTTCATCTACAGAAACAAAGTTATAAAGATTCGCCCTCCCTAATTAAAGAGCAAAGTCCTGACCACAGTTATAAGAATGTCACGGTGTTCAAGAGTTGCagtctttgttttcttatctgaATCAGTTGATTCAAATTCAGTCTccaccttccccccaccccctcccaattCATTACCAGTGGCTGGCAAGTCCTGACTCAGCCTCTAAGTGTTGTAATTGGGCTTACTTTAAAGACTTCCTGCCCACTTCCCTTAGGGAGATTTTTAAGTATTGTTTCACATCATTAGACAATAAAAGAATCACATTTCTGAAATAGTTTGAGCTCCAATAACCAATCAGTCTTTCATTAGGAAAACTTCagaataaagcttaaaaaaaagacaaaacattttaGAGATCACTTTGTCAATTCACACAGCAATACATATTTCACTCTTTTCTAATCTCTAAATGTTTTCGTAATTCTACAAAGTGTTATTTCCACAACATTGTTAACAATTATTgaggaatatagaaaaaataattttttttttttcgtttttgtAAGTGACAGAGTAGGATACAGCAGTAAATATAGCATATATGTCAATACCTGTCAGGCTTTAATGTGAGTCACCCAGGGATCTTGACAAAATGAGAAATCTGATTCAGTAGACATAAGAGTGGGGCCTAGAATTCTGCATTTCTTAAAAACCCATTCTTCATGATGCCCAAGGTGCTGGTTCACAGACCATACCTTGAAGAGCATCCTAGTATGCATTAGTTTATATGAAGACAATACTCAGATTTTATATATGGTTAATGCTCAGAAaagttgtatgtatatatgcacatatatacatacatttaaaaaatcaaataaataaaaccagactGGAAACACTCCAAATATTAAAAGAGATCTGGGGTCATGggtgagtttttatttttctttttcctcacaaatttccttaaattttcttGCAATGACTGTAACTTTTTCTGTTGATGGAGAGCTTTTGCTCTttatcctttctgttttttttaagcaaaaaggcACATCAAGTGCTAGTGATGACCAACAAGAATAAGATCAGCAAGTGGAATGTAATGATTCTCAAAGTTGATGGAGGCTGTGGACAAAGGTTAAGAGGCTGACACTTGCCTGATCCATGGCAGTTATGTGGCTGTCATATGTGTCTTTGGCCACTTGAGTGGTCAGCTGGCTTCCAAAGTCATTGCTGTGATCCATCCACATAAGACAGTTGTATATGATCACATATTTGGTGAGGTGGAGGTAAGACCAAAGATCCAAGAGCCAGTCATTCTCAGAGACTTGGCTTTAAATCAAGTTGGCATTGAGGATGCCCAAGCTTCCATTTGGATTTACTCCCAGGACACTATTAACTGAAGATTCCTCAGCTTCCATCCATGACAGGGTTCTGCTCAGGGATCAGGAACACCTGTGAAGCAAACCCAACAGGACTTCAACTTATTACTTTCTACATCAGGGAGACAGCTTTTAAAAGACAATCTATAAGCATATTGTAGGCAGTTGGCAGGGAGGTTGAtaagtagtttaaaaataattttgacttaaaggaaagaaaattaacccAAACATTTGGATTAAAGGAACTTGACTGActagaataaatacatttttgaaagaaaggaGATGAAATGAAAATTCTCTTATTCTGCTTTTCTGAGATGACAAGGGTGTCAGATTTCAAATCCCAGAGGGCAGCTAGATTAACCTGACAGGTCCTAAAGAAAGGACTCCAAGCTCATAGCTGCCAGAGAATCAAGCAGTCTGTGAATCCCCTTCAAAGGCTGTCAAGCACAGGGCCTCTTAGACTTAGGATCAGTCTTATCACAAGCTAGGGAGAAGGGGGGGCTATTACTAAGGAATTTAAGGAATGTATTTACTGATCTATTAAATGTTGGGAAAAGCTAGAAATAAGCCTCTTCTTTCAAGAATGCAGAAAAAAGTCCATAAAAACCACTTGTTTAGGATCTATAAGTTTTTTTGTGTTGTATGCCTTCTGACACTTTTTATTAAGTAAAAGCCTAAAGTGAACTAAACaataagacaaacaaaaataatcattaaCCTTGAACATTTGCTAAATGCCAAGcactgttcaaaatatttttcatctaaCTTAATCCCAGGAAAAAACCCTGTAAGGTTGATACtatttattattctcatttaacaATTAAGGACCCAGAGGCACAAAGAGGTGAAGCACTTGCCCCAATGCACATGGTTATTTAGAGGTGGAGTGGTTTCAAACCCAAGTAGTTCAGCTCCTGAGTTTGCTCCATCGAGAAGGCAATGGATACTACTGTTTTGGGTCAACTTTAAAGAGGCTTTTTGAGAATTcgctggagatccagtggttaggactcagcattttcactgctgagggcacaggtttgatccgattggagaactaagatcctgcatgccaagcagacaaaaaacaaaaagcaactttTTCTTTGCCTATATTCAAAGCTCAACCATGTGGGGCACATGTTGACTCTCAACAACTTATTAAGTCAGATCTGAAAGTTGTTTGCTATGTTAAACCTCACATTGGAGCCAGGCAGGGTTGTTAGATAAAAAGATAATTCATTTCATGGAGTCTATATTACCTTTTTGACCTACCAAGCAATTTCGAGCACAGATGAGCTCTCAAGATACTTAATTCCACTCAAGTGAAGGTCACAGTGGCCTGAGAACTGCTAGGGGTGAGTCTCCAGGCTACAGGCCTGGCCAGACTCAAAAACACCAAGGTGATCTTAACATTTATCATAAACATGAGACAGAAAACCCAGGCTGCCCTCACTCAGCTCTGACTCCCTAGAACTAAGTCCTGAAGGCCATCCCCAAACTTTTACAAGAGAAATGACCAGATCATATTATCTACTTAGTAAGCATATGGagtaactagctgtgtgaccactTGACCTCGAGGTCTAGGTtggctcatctgtaaaacagggatgtATCTTACCTGTCTTGTCTGGCAAGAGGTGGGTCAGACCACATCTGAGGGTCTGTCAAGCTCTAAACTGAAAATAAGGGGCAAAGGAGGAGTCTGGGAGGGGGCCATGTTCAATAGTTTTACTCCTCAAGAGTCAGAGTCCCCACTTGTTTCATTAATTCCTGCAGTAACCAGATACTCCTTCAGTTCATCAGATCATCTCGAGAGGGTGCTCTGCTCCTCACACACCTTCAAACCAGGCCCCACTACTAGAGAGTTAATAAAGATGGTgtttaacaaaaaatttaaaaaataataataataaaaatgagttgTTTCAATAGcatcaaaagaatttttttttccccaacagcaTCAAGAGAGATGTATTTTTGATTCGGTCTCGACTACAAACCTTAATAAGAAACTCTGAATAAGATATAGTCATTTTATGGCAAACTATACATTTCTATCTACCTTTACCTGCAGtatttcaaacattaaaataactaaaattttcaCATTAATGGCATTTTTACTGAACTAAATTAGATACTTTGGGGTAAAGTCCTTTAAAATGgcatttcactttcaaagttttGCCTTCcgttttcctcccttctttttgCTAGCGCCTCTTTTCTTCTCAACccttgtgttagtcgctcagtcgtggtggactctttgcgaccccatgaactgccgccctcctctgtccatggaattctctaggcaagaatactagagtgggttgccatttccttctccaagggatcttccagacccagggaccgacctctggtctcctgcatagaGGAAGTCTTAacacttaaatgtgaaaaaaagaaaagaagaaagatgtgcGAATCAGAAGAGTAACAAAAAGATTTTGTTTACTGACtgctttgttttacattttattcttccatttctttttactttctattcCAGTTTTAAAACAAGCCTCTCTCCCCAGATAttcccacctccagccctggGCAAAGAGCCGACCTCAAACTTCCCTTCTGCTTTCAGGTCTCATAGAGAAATGGGGCGGAGGCAGAAAAGTGACCAAGTGAAAGGAATTGCAAAATAAGAATTAACAAGagtttcttatttcaaaattccCGCGTtctacaaaactgaaaaaaatatttctttccctcttctaaGGTCGCCAGACCGTCACAGTATTTAAGCCACAGTATTTAAGGAGGTATTTGTTGCTTACAGTTCTTCAGTCTGCATTGGGTGCCGTGAGCCTTCCTGGAGAGCACGGCCAGACTCTGAAAATGTTCTTGCTGTTTTGTTAATCACAGATTGGAGCTTCCGGAAGCGCATTTTCTCGATAAGCGCTGTTTCACCGTCCCCGAGCATTCCCCGGGCTCCTCTAGCCCACCGAATCTCCTCCGGGTATCAGGTCCGTGAAACGATCCTCTCTGCGTGGACACGGGTGTTCCTCTTTGTGCCGAGAGCGCCGGCTTCTGCAGGGATCCGGGCGCCCCCGCAACGCGCCTCACTCCCTGTTGGTGCGGAAAGTGACCGCGGTCATGGAGCGCTCCTCCGTCAGCGTGGTCAGGCTGCCCTTCGCCCAAGCGACCTCCAGGACTTCCTGTGTCACCTCATAATCCAAGACGCGCACGAGCAGGGGTTTGGGAGCTCCAGAGGGAGCGTCTACACGGCTGCCAGAAATTCGAATTTTCCGtggaaagagaggaggagagcAGTTGGGTGCCTGGTCTTGTCCTTCCGCCTTGAAAAGGTCCTCCTCATCGGCCACCTCTTCCCGCGCGGCGTCCCCCTGAGTCCCCAACCACCTCTCCGGGTGCAAAAGAAAGAGCACTTTATCTCGGACCCAGGAATCACAGTCCGCGTTCTCCCCCTTCCCGCCGTCCTCGCGGGCGCCGCCCTGCCTGCGGCTCGATTCCGCCGCCGAGGGATTCGGGGCGCCTGGGGCCGAGGGAGTCCCGCACCCCGCCTCGCGTGCAAACAGCCGGGAGCGTTGCTCGCTGCGGGGCGAGTCCGCGAGATCTGGAGCCCCGCGGGGACCCGGGGCCCCCATCCCAGTATGAGGGCCATTCATTCGGTGGTTCTTCCACGGAATTTTGCAGCGAACGCCAGCGGAGCTCCGGAAAGCGCGGGACCGACGGCCGTGGGCGTGGCCTCGCGCGCCCCGCCTCCCGGGGCTAGGACTGGCCACGGCCGCTACGGTGTTCCGCCCACGCGCTCCGGTATTCCGGCCCTTTAAAGGCGAAAGCCTCCGCTCCCAAACACCGCCCCCAACCCCGCCCCTTCCACACCCCgcacagcctcccctcccccgcctcgGATCGCACGTCTTCTTACCTGTGATCCTAGCCCTGCAGCCGTGGTCTCGTTTCCGAGTCTCTCCGCTCTTTCTTCTCCGCTCTATACTAACTTCCAGCCCATCTCCAGATACGGTAGACACGTGGACTGCACACAAGCCTCCACTTCCTCTTCGAAATGCCAAGCATAAAGTATGCCTTCTTTCCAAGGACTCTCCTTGGagtgaaggaagaaggaagtaaacaaaaaacactaatttaatCAGGTTCTTCTGATAAAAGTTTCCGTGACTCCGAACCCACCCCACCAGGTTGCCAGGCTTATCGAATGTAGCTAGAAATGTGGAACCCTTTGAGAAATGGCTTTTGGCCATATTTGTTGTTCTTCCACTGGAATGCGGGAATCAGTAGGACAGTGGTCACACTGGTCTTCATTTTGGTTGTGATCTTGCTTGTTCCAGGAAGGGGCATTAGTGCCTTTGatcaaatggaaataaaaccaaaccgCTAAAAGAActtcaggatttaaaattttgtgttcatttttaaagtttcacatTTCACTACTCCCCTACCTTCTCCCGCCCCGCAACGAACACACACTTCTCTTTAAcccccaaaattaaaatacatgtatatgaatcTATGGGTAGACTTTCAGAATCTACTTATTACCAGGCCCTCTGaattgtgatgctagagaagactcttgagagtcgcttgaacagcaaggagatcaaaccagacaatccaaaaggaagtcaagcctgaatattcattagaaggactgatgctgaagctccagtacttgccacctgatgtgaagagtgggctcattggaaaagaccctgatgctggcaaagattgaaggcaggaggaggtgggggcagagaatgagatggttaaatagcatcactgaatcaatggacatgaatctgagcaaactctgagagataatgagggacaggggaacctggcttGGTGCAATCCATGGGgacgcagagtctgacatgacttagtcactgaacaGCCCTAACAAGGTCCTCTGACACGCTTAACTTTGCTGAAGATTAATGGGGAGAGCTAggtaacagaaaacaaaacttagtTTCTGATTTCCAGTTCAAACTTTGTTTCCAGGTCCCTGCTTTATTAGAAAGTGCTCACTGTTTTCCTGTCTGCTTTAGAAAAATGACTGCAGTGGTGGAAATTCCTACCTGTATTTGAAGGACCAAGTAGTATGGTGAAAGAGATATTTTGGAAAGAGAGGACCTTCTGAGATCTgccaagtcattaaaaaaaaaaaaatgtacaaagaagTAAGAAAACCTGGGTCATACCTGACTGATTTGATACCTGACCTGGGGCCAGTTACTGCTAAATTGCAATTAACTGAAGTTTTTGAGTGTTTTAGGCACTCTATATATTTAaactcatttattcttcacaacAAACTAAGGAAGTCACACTATTACCATAGTTTCCTTGAGAACTTTGAAGAACAGAGAGGTTAAAAATCAAGCACCAATGAACAGTGGAGTCAGGATTCTCACAAGTTTAAAGGCTTGAtcccattttattaataaattacttTCCTGTTTTCAACCTGTGACTTCATGTTCTTTTCTGTTCATCTGCTTAATCAGCCATCACTGAACTTATACTAAATGTCAGACACTATTCTAGGTGATGGGGACATGGAGGAAACAATTGCTTGCCCTCTTGGAGTTTTTATTCTTTACATGAGTTACATACATTGAATCCTCTGTCCAAAAATAGGAGATATTTATTAAGTTAACTTTAATGTATGTGAAAATCAACTGCAGGTTAATGCCTTCCCTACTCTCAAGGATTCTATTTGGGGAAGGGCTTACCAAGACCCTCAGCAAGCCTCATGCTAGTGGTCCATGTACAACATTATGAGAAACATTACCAAAGATAATACTCTAGACCAGAAATAAACTCTAGGACTTTGTTAAATTTTCTGCTTTCAAGTGGCAATAAGAACACTGTGTTTTCCTTCCTTGCAGGAGTATTGGGAGAATTCGAAGAAGGTGTCTGTATTCTGAGGGAAGTATAATGTAAACCACAAGATTTGTAGATTTCAAATTTTCTAGCCTATGGGGATTGGATGAGGGATTACAGTGGGGATGGGGAACAGGGAAAATCTATTTGCTGAGGAGTGAAGCTGACTCACCCACCACATAACACCTGAATTTCCAGATGTCAAGAAGTTGTGTATTAATGCATAGAagaatattaagaagaaatgTCAAATAAATTAAACCTCAATGAAAGAATgtctaaaaagaatataaaacaaagaaataggcTGCTTGCCTTTAGGAGAATCGTGTCTGCTGTTCTTTAATATCTCAAAGTGCAT
Proteins encoded:
- the C27H6orf141 gene encoding uncharacterized protein C6orf141 homolog, with product MNGPHTGMGAPGPRGAPDLADSPRSEQRSRLFAREAGCGTPSAPGAPNPSAAESSRRQGGAREDGGKGENADCDSWVRDKVLFLLHPERWLGTQGDAAREEVADEEDLFKAEGQDQAPNCSPPLFPRKIRISGSRVDAPSGAPKPLLVRVLDYEVTQEVLEVAWAKGSLTTLTEERSMTAVTFRTNRE